A window of the Trueperaceae bacterium genome harbors these coding sequences:
- a CDS encoding creatininase family protein: MPPRRNLAELTYTEVAALEKAGGLVVLPLGSTEQHGPHLPLATDTILADRLLDAALALLPREARVWRLPVLPYGKSNEHAGFAGTLTLSHETLAGVLHDVARGVAEAGFTRLAFFSGHGGNTPTLDVVARDVRAGTGLHCFVVDPGIQFSAVTGLSERERDLGYHAGQVETSLMLALEPGLVHMERAVAEFPPPRPGSVGLAGPARKAWLTSDVSRSGVLGDATVADAAQGGRMLDEIAGAVAAVLAAMTEEAPPPGGETR; encoded by the coding sequence ATGCCGCCTAGGCGGAACCTGGCCGAACTCACTTACACCGAGGTCGCGGCCCTGGAGAAGGCGGGTGGCCTGGTCGTCCTGCCCCTAGGCTCCACGGAGCAGCACGGGCCGCACCTCCCGCTCGCGACGGACACCATCCTGGCCGATCGGCTCCTGGACGCGGCTTTGGCGCTCCTGCCCCGGGAGGCCCGCGTCTGGCGTCTCCCGGTGCTCCCTTACGGCAAGAGCAACGAGCATGCCGGCTTCGCCGGAACGTTGACGTTGTCGCACGAGACGCTCGCAGGCGTTCTGCACGACGTGGCACGCGGGGTGGCGGAAGCGGGCTTCACCCGCCTTGCGTTCTTCAGCGGCCACGGCGGCAACACTCCGACGCTCGACGTCGTGGCGCGCGACGTACGCGCCGGTACGGGCCTTCACTGCTTCGTAGTCGACCCCGGCATCCAGTTCAGCGCCGTCACCGGGCTCTCGGAACGCGAGCGCGACCTCGGCTACCACGCCGGTCAGGTGGAGACGTCGCTCATGCTCGCTTTGGAGCCCGGGCTCGTCCACATGGAGCGGGCCGTGGCCGAGTTCCCTCCGCCGAGGCCCGGCAGCGTCGGTCTCGCGGGACCGGCGCGCAAGGCGTGGTTGACCTCGGACGTCAGCAGGAGCGGCGTTCTCGGCGACGCAACGGTTGCGGACGCGGCGCAAGGCGGGCGGATGCTCGACGAGATCGCCGGCGCCGTTGCGGCGGTCCTGGCCGCAATGACGGAAGAGGCACCGCCGCCGGGAGGCGAGACGAGATGA
- a CDS encoding glycoside hydrolase family 15 protein translates to MSGGGGEAVGGPAGAANDGRAGAPDGGSGVGVDVALILGAQDPGGAYPAGPSFSQYQQCWLRDGAFIAHALDRVGEHGSVARFHAWVARCLEPLAPYVRELRARREAGDPITEFEFLPARFTLAGAWLKDGWPNFQLDGYGQWLWSLAGHLRATGSSRMPAALVPAVAVAVDYLEAFWNEPCYDSWEEHRSQLHTATLASIAAGLRDIAVFVPASGLATRALRVHAAVLAFIEAECVQDGAFVKYVRNPAVDASLLWLATPFDLVSPSDARMARTVARIERELLGGGLRRYAADTYYGGGEWVLLTAWLAWHRRRLGDEAGAARLLAWVEAHRGADGALPEQVPGADCHPYFFEYWTRNWGESAGPLLWSHAMAVVARLG, encoded by the coding sequence GTGAGCGGCGGCGGCGGCGAGGCAGTTGGCGGTCCCGCGGGCGCGGCGAACGACGGCCGCGCCGGCGCTCCGGATGGGGGTAGCGGCGTCGGCGTCGACGTGGCGCTCATCCTCGGGGCGCAGGACCCCGGTGGCGCGTACCCGGCCGGCCCGTCCTTCTCGCAGTACCAGCAGTGCTGGTTGCGCGACGGCGCCTTCATCGCCCACGCCCTCGACCGCGTCGGCGAGCACGGCAGCGTCGCCCGCTTCCACGCCTGGGTGGCGCGCTGCCTGGAGCCGTTGGCGCCGTACGTGCGGGAGCTGCGGGCCCGGCGCGAGGCGGGCGACCCCATCACCGAGTTCGAGTTCCTGCCCGCGCGCTTCACGCTAGCGGGCGCTTGGCTCAAGGACGGCTGGCCTAACTTCCAGCTCGACGGTTACGGGCAGTGGCTCTGGAGCCTCGCCGGTCACCTGCGCGCCACCGGCTCCTCGCGGATGCCCGCCGCTCTGGTTCCGGCCGTGGCGGTGGCGGTCGACTACCTGGAGGCGTTCTGGAACGAGCCGTGCTACGACTCGTGGGAGGAGCACAGGAGCCAGCTGCATACCGCCACCCTGGCGTCGATCGCCGCGGGGCTGCGCGACATAGCGGTGTTTGTGCCGGCGTCCGGACTGGCGACGCGGGCTCTGCGCGTCCACGCCGCCGTCCTCGCGTTCATCGAGGCCGAGTGCGTTCAGGACGGCGCCTTCGTCAAGTACGTCAGGAACCCGGCCGTGGATGCGTCCTTGTTGTGGTTGGCCACGCCGTTCGACCTCGTGAGCCCCTCCGACGCGCGCATGGCGCGCACCGTCGCGAGGATCGAGCGCGAGCTGCTGGGCGGCGGGCTGCGGCGTTACGCCGCCGACACCTACTACGGCGGCGGCGAGTGGGTGCTCCTCACGGCCTGGCTCGCCTGGCACAGGCGTCGGCTCGGCGACGAGGCCGGCGCCGCCCGCCTCCTCGCCTGGGTGGAGGCGCACCGAGGGGCGGACGGCGCGCTCCCCGAGCAGGTGCCGGGCGCGGACTGTCACCCGTACTTCTTCGAGTACTGGACGAGGAACTGGGGCGAGTCGGCCGGGCCGCTCCTGTGGTCGCACGCCATGGCGGTGGTGGCGCGGTTGGGGTGA
- a CDS encoding peptidase S10, translated as MTNGSDTAPTTGAPAEVGAQRTPKDNLVVTRHETTILGKKIAYTATAGTIVMSEEAVGEGEKAGKFEGVKPRAEVFFVAYELDGVSDKSKRPVTFSFNGGPGSSSVWMHLGLFGPKRVELDDDGYPSAPPYRLVPNDVSLLDVTDLVFIDPVSTGYSRPVEGVKAKDFHSVDADVESVGAFIRLYTGRYGRWGSPKYLAGESYGTTRAAGLAGHLQERHGLYLNGLILVSAILDFGTARFGPGNDLPPLLFLPTYTATAHYHGKLDAELQALPLSVLLGRVEEFVHERYAPALFLGDRLPAEERLEVAGSLARYTGLSREYVESSDLRIDIFRFTKELLRSEGRTVGRIDSRYTGVDRDSAGEHFEFDPSMSATQGPYTATLNDYVRGELGFQTDLPYEILANLYKSWSYKDVENRYLNVAETLRKAMSINPYLRVHVANGYYDLATPYYATLHTFAHMGLTAEQRANVSMSFYEAGHMMYVQREALVGLRGEIERFVDDRAI; from the coding sequence GTGACCAACGGGTCAGACACCGCTCCCACCACCGGCGCGCCCGCGGAGGTCGGCGCCCAGCGCACTCCGAAGGACAACCTGGTCGTCACGCGCCACGAGACGACGATCCTCGGCAAGAAGATCGCCTACACCGCCACCGCCGGCACGATCGTGATGAGCGAGGAGGCGGTGGGGGAGGGCGAGAAGGCGGGCAAGTTCGAGGGCGTGAAGCCGCGCGCCGAGGTCTTCTTCGTGGCGTACGAGCTCGACGGCGTGAGCGACAAGAGCAAGCGGCCCGTGACGTTCAGCTTCAACGGCGGCCCCGGCTCCTCCTCCGTGTGGATGCACCTCGGCCTCTTCGGCCCCAAGCGCGTCGAGCTCGACGACGACGGCTACCCGTCCGCGCCGCCCTACCGTCTCGTGCCGAACGACGTCTCGCTCCTGGATGTCACGGACCTCGTGTTCATCGACCCCGTGAGCACCGGCTACAGCCGGCCCGTCGAGGGCGTGAAGGCGAAGGACTTCCATAGCGTCGACGCCGACGTGGAGAGCGTCGGCGCGTTCATCCGCCTGTACACGGGCCGCTACGGGCGGTGGGGGAGCCCCAAGTACCTGGCGGGCGAGAGCTACGGCACGACGCGCGCCGCCGGCCTGGCCGGGCACCTCCAGGAGCGGCACGGCCTCTACCTGAACGGCCTCATCCTCGTGTCGGCCATCCTCGACTTCGGCACGGCCCGCTTCGGCCCGGGCAACGACCTGCCGCCGCTCCTCTTCCTGCCGACGTACACCGCGACCGCCCACTACCACGGCAAGCTCGACGCGGAGCTGCAGGCGCTCCCGCTGTCCGTGCTGCTAGGGCGCGTCGAGGAGTTCGTCCACGAGCGCTACGCGCCCGCCCTCTTCCTCGGCGACCGGTTGCCCGCGGAGGAGCGCCTGGAGGTCGCCGGGTCGCTCGCGCGTTACACGGGCCTGAGCCGGGAGTACGTCGAGTCCTCGGACCTGCGCATCGACATCTTCCGCTTCACCAAGGAGCTGCTCCGCTCCGAGGGCCGCACGGTCGGCCGCATCGACAGCCGCTACACGGGCGTCGACCGCGACTCGGCCGGCGAGCACTTCGAGTTCGACCCCAGCATGTCCGCCACGCAAGGCCCGTACACCGCTACCCTCAACGACTACGTGCGCGGCGAGCTCGGCTTCCAGACGGACCTGCCCTACGAGATCCTCGCCAACCTCTACAAGAGCTGGAGCTACAAGGACGTCGAGAACCGCTACCTCAACGTGGCCGAGACGCTCAGGAAGGCGATGAGCATCAACCCGTACTTGCGCGTGCACGTGGCCAACGGCTACTACGACCTCGCCACGCCCTACTACGCCACGCTGCATACTTTCGCGCACATGGGGCTCACGGCGGAGCAGCGGGCGAACGTGTCTATGTCGTTCTATGAGGCGGGGCACATGATGTATGTGCAGAGGGAGGCGTTGGTGGGGTTGAGGGGGGAGATCGAGCGGTTCGTCGACGATCGCGCGATCTAG
- a CDS encoding carbohydrate ABC transporter permease: MARLTGAVVPQGPRAGFATAGGPASGRAGARSGRRRVRARTVVLTLLALAGGLLMITPFLWAIGTSLKPSGALLSLPPQLLPAEPTTSAYTAVLTRFPFLRVFGNSLLVAAATTLGQLVVCSMSGYAFARFRFPGRDALFTVYLATLMVPFAVVITPLFIFVTRLGWANSYAGLIIPGMFSAFGTFFMRQFFLSIPRELEEAATIDGASTLATFFRVVLPMTGPALATLTVLSFMGSWNSFLWPLLIINDRTLMTLPIALSTLQGLYPGQTQWNVVMAGTVLATIPTIAVFLFAQRWVIEGVAGSGVKG, from the coding sequence GTGGCCAGGCTGACAGGCGCCGTCGTTCCGCAGGGCCCGCGCGCCGGGTTCGCCACCGCCGGCGGGCCCGCGTCCGGCCGTGCCGGGGCGCGGTCAGGTCGCCGCCGCGTCCGGGCGCGCACCGTCGTCCTGACGCTCCTCGCCCTGGCCGGCGGCCTCCTCATGATCACGCCGTTCCTGTGGGCGATAGGCACCTCGCTGAAGCCAAGCGGCGCGCTCCTGAGCCTTCCGCCGCAGTTGCTACCCGCCGAACCGACCACCTCCGCCTACACGGCCGTGCTCACGCGCTTCCCGTTCCTGCGAGTGTTCGGCAACTCGCTCCTGGTGGCCGCGGCGACGACGCTGGGGCAGCTGGTCGTGTGCTCGATGTCGGGCTACGCGTTCGCACGCTTCCGGTTCCCCGGCCGCGACGCGCTCTTCACCGTCTACCTCGCCACCCTGATGGTGCCGTTCGCCGTGGTCATCACGCCGCTCTTCATCTTCGTCACGCGCCTCGGCTGGGCGAACAGCTACGCCGGGCTCATCATCCCCGGCATGTTCAGCGCGTTCGGCACGTTCTTCATGCGCCAGTTCTTCCTCTCGATCCCGCGCGAGCTCGAGGAGGCCGCCACCATCGACGGCGCCTCGACCCTCGCCACCTTCTTCCGGGTCGTGCTGCCCATGACGGGCCCGGCGCTCGCGACCCTCACGGTGCTCTCGTTCATGGGCTCGTGGAACAGCTTCCTGTGGCCGCTGCTCATCATCAACGACCGCACGCTCATGACCCTGCCCATCGCGCTCTCCACGCTGCAGGGCCTCTACCCGGGGCAGACGCAGTGGAACGTCGTCATGGCCGGCACGGTGCTGGCGACCATCCCGACGATCGCGGTCTTCCTCTTCGCCCAACGGTGGGTCATCGAGGGCGTGGCGGGGTCCGGGGTGAAGGGGTGA
- a CDS encoding NAD(P)H-dependent oxidoreductase: MIVIASIREGRVGLPVGRWFEGVAKDHGTFAVDLVDLAELGLPLMTEPFHPSLQRYTQEPTKAWSRRVAAADAFAFVMPEYNHSFSAPLKNALDYLFKEWAGKPVGFVSYGGVSAGSRAVAALQPVLYSLQMRALQPALHIPFVSEFVDTERAFVPNDILSEAAVGLLQALADACLDEERSRR; the protein is encoded by the coding sequence ATGATCGTCATCGCGAGCATCCGCGAGGGAAGGGTCGGACTACCAGTCGGCCGCTGGTTCGAGGGGGTAGCGAAGGATCACGGCACCTTCGCCGTCGACCTCGTAGACCTTGCAGAACTCGGCCTCCCCCTCATGACGGAGCCGTTCCATCCGAGCCTGCAACGCTACACGCAAGAACCCACGAAGGCTTGGAGCCGACGCGTAGCCGCTGCGGACGCCTTCGCCTTCGTGATGCCCGAATACAACCACTCCTTCAGCGCGCCCCTGAAGAACGCGCTCGACTACCTGTTCAAGGAGTGGGCCGGCAAGCCCGTCGGTTTCGTCTCCTACGGAGGGGTGTCCGCCGGGAGCCGAGCCGTCGCAGCCCTGCAACCGGTCCTCTACTCACTGCAGATGCGAGCGCTACAGCCCGCCCTCCATATACCCTTCGTGAGCGAGTTCGTGGACACGGAGAGGGCCTTCGTGCCTAACGACATCCTTTCGGAGGCGGCGGTCGGACTACTGCAAGCGCTTGCGGATGCATGCCTCGACGAGGAGCGTTCGCGTCGATAG
- a CDS encoding SDR family oxidoreductase codes for MNQLEGRRILVTGAGSGIGKAISLMLAARGAEVWLADLNADAARTAAAEAAAAGGKAHGLEVDVTRAASLAAAADEVFAAAGRLDVLVANAGVSTMNHFLDVTEEEWDFNFSVNARGTFLTVQTFAKRMIAQGPIAGSEVRGKIVTTASMASRQAAPLLVPYSASKFAVVGLAQAAAKELAEHKVTVNAVNPGFVKTSMQEREIVWEAKLRGISADEVVADYLRLTPLGRIQTPEDVAKIVAFLAGPDSDFMTGEVVEVNGGAWIS; via the coding sequence GTGAACCAGCTAGAAGGCAGGAGGATCCTCGTCACCGGAGCGGGCTCCGGCATAGGCAAGGCCATCTCGCTCATGCTCGCGGCACGCGGCGCCGAGGTTTGGCTTGCCGACCTCAACGCCGATGCCGCGCGCACTGCCGCGGCGGAGGCAGCGGCCGCGGGCGGCAAGGCTCACGGCCTCGAGGTCGATGTCACCCGGGCCGCCAGCCTGGCTGCGGCCGCCGACGAGGTCTTCGCGGCCGCGGGCAGGCTCGACGTGCTCGTCGCGAACGCGGGCGTGTCCACCATGAACCACTTCCTGGACGTCACGGAGGAGGAGTGGGACTTCAACTTCTCAGTCAACGCCCGCGGCACCTTCCTTACCGTACAGACCTTCGCCAAACGCATGATCGCGCAGGGCCCGATAGCCGGCAGCGAGGTGCGCGGAAAGATCGTGACCACCGCTTCCATGGCCTCTCGCCAGGCCGCTCCCTTGCTCGTTCCCTATTCGGCATCGAAGTTCGCCGTAGTCGGCTTGGCACAGGCCGCCGCGAAGGAACTGGCTGAGCACAAGGTGACCGTCAACGCCGTCAACCCAGGGTTCGTGAAGACCTCCATGCAGGAGAGGGAGATCGTCTGGGAAGCGAAGCTCAGGGGCATCAGCGCCGACGAGGTCGTGGCTGATTACCTGCGCCTGACGCCCCTGGGGCGCATCCAGACCCCCGAGGACGTGGCCAAGATCGTGGCGTTCCTAGCCGGGCCGGATTCCGACTTCATGACAGGTGAGGTCGTCGAAGTCAACGGGGGTGCCTGGATCTCGTGA
- a CDS encoding amidohydrolase family protein — protein MPDDLIVRNAQLRQRAGLVDIGVADGVITAIEPRITGAGRREIDAAGRLVTEPLVDCHFHIDKSFFGEVTGRYDYPLKEREAKAAASFEGEPRSGMLDYEMSHENVVPIEETWAFKRTYTVDDVAQRIGRALDLAISYGTLAMRMFVDVDSFAGLTALEGAVKARERYGATMDLQICAFPQEGLRTNEESFELMERALVSGADVVGGLPWVEWTDAAASAHIDFCFELAKRFDKDVHFLCDDAPDPMSRTLEMVAAKTIATGFNGRVSSSHNGALRHYPDAHAVRVINMLKQAGVNMVANANVNSLGTYTRVPELLAAGVNVSFGQDDLDNFYYPLGRADMLDVMNFTVHMAHLATPRGFETAFDIGTFNGARTLRLDRYGIAVGNPANMLVFAGHNAHQVLQMQSDRNYVISKGHVVCETNRTSALQLIGAR, from the coding sequence GTGCCTGACGACCTGATTGTTCGCAACGCTCAACTTAGGCAGCGTGCCGGCCTCGTGGACATCGGCGTCGCGGACGGTGTCATCACGGCCATCGAGCCGCGGATAACCGGCGCCGGGAGGCGCGAGATCGACGCAGCCGGCCGCCTCGTCACGGAGCCGCTGGTGGACTGCCACTTCCACATCGACAAGTCGTTCTTCGGTGAGGTCACGGGGCGCTACGACTACCCCCTGAAGGAGCGCGAAGCCAAGGCCGCCGCGAGCTTCGAGGGCGAACCGCGCTCCGGCATGCTCGACTACGAGATGAGCCACGAGAACGTCGTGCCTATCGAGGAGACGTGGGCGTTCAAGCGCACGTACACGGTGGATGACGTGGCTCAGCGTATAGGGCGCGCCCTCGACCTGGCCATAAGTTACGGCACCCTGGCCATGCGCATGTTCGTCGACGTCGACTCCTTCGCCGGCCTCACGGCACTGGAAGGGGCCGTGAAGGCCCGCGAACGCTACGGCGCCACCATGGACCTCCAGATCTGCGCGTTCCCGCAGGAGGGCCTAAGGACGAACGAGGAGAGCTTCGAACTCATGGAGCGCGCCCTGGTTTCCGGCGCCGACGTGGTGGGCGGGCTCCCATGGGTCGAGTGGACGGACGCCGCGGCGAGCGCGCACATCGACTTCTGCTTCGAACTCGCCAAGCGCTTCGACAAGGACGTCCACTTCCTCTGCGACGATGCCCCAGACCCCATGTCGCGCACGCTGGAGATGGTGGCGGCCAAGACGATCGCCACCGGCTTCAACGGCCGCGTGTCCTCGAGCCACAACGGCGCGCTCCGGCACTATCCGGACGCACATGCCGTGCGGGTCATCAACATGCTCAAGCAGGCCGGGGTCAACATGGTCGCCAACGCGAACGTCAACTCGCTCGGCACCTACACGCGCGTCCCGGAGCTACTGGCGGCGGGTGTGAACGTTAGCTTCGGCCAGGACGATCTGGACAACTTCTACTACCCCCTGGGCCGCGCCGACATGCTCGACGTCATGAACTTCACCGTCCACATGGCGCATCTGGCGACGCCGCGCGGCTTCGAGACCGCCTTCGACATCGGCACGTTCAACGGCGCACGCACCCTGAGACTCGACCGCTACGGCATCGCGGTAGGCAACCCGGCGAACATGCTCGTCTTCGCAGGCCACAACGCCCACCAGGTCCTGCAGATGCAGTCGGACAGGAACTACGTGATCTCCAAAGGTCATGTCGTGTGCGAGACGAACCGCACCAGCGCGCTGCAGCTCATCGGGGCGCGGTGA
- a CDS encoding DeoR/GlpR family DNA-binding transcription regulator, translated as MARTLKSIEGLLPAVRQLRVLREVEERGSVQVRELMDHFAVSGATIRRDLDCLAERDLVLRTHGGAMARRTSTSFETNYEEKRKAFTAEKRRIAGAAEKFVLDGETVILDSGSTTFEVARLLAERKNLTLITNDLFIAVQIAFDPSITVIVTGGTLREGFNTLVGPLTETFLRNVRVDHTILSADAVDPVFGISNATFAESSIKQLMVEAAGHVTLVADASKFGKRALARVCALDEVDVVVSDDTLSDANQKALLQAATKLVLT; from the coding sequence TTGGCCAGAACGCTCAAGAGCATTGAGGGGCTCCTGCCCGCGGTACGCCAGTTGCGCGTCCTGCGCGAGGTCGAGGAGCGCGGCAGCGTCCAGGTGCGAGAGCTGATGGACCATTTCGCCGTCTCCGGTGCCACTATCCGGCGCGACCTCGACTGTTTGGCGGAGCGCGATCTCGTCCTCAGGACTCACGGCGGGGCCATGGCCCGTAGGACCAGCACGTCGTTCGAGACGAACTACGAGGAGAAGCGGAAAGCGTTCACGGCCGAGAAGCGTCGCATCGCCGGTGCCGCTGAGAAGTTCGTGCTCGACGGCGAGACGGTGATACTCGACTCCGGCTCCACGACTTTCGAGGTCGCTCGGCTCCTCGCCGAACGCAAGAACCTGACCTTGATAACGAACGACCTGTTCATCGCCGTCCAGATAGCTTTCGATCCGAGCATCACGGTCATCGTGACGGGAGGCACGCTCCGGGAAGGCTTCAATACCTTGGTCGGCCCCCTCACGGAGACGTTCCTGCGTAACGTCCGCGTGGATCACACGATCCTGTCGGCCGACGCGGTCGATCCCGTCTTCGGTATCTCGAACGCCACGTTCGCGGAGTCATCCATCAAACAGCTGATGGTCGAGGCGGCCGGCCACGTGACCCTCGTGGCGGACGCCTCGAAGTTCGGCAAACGGGCGCTAGCGAGAGTCTGCGCCCTGGACGAGGTGGACGTGGTGGTCTCGGACGACACGCTTAGCGACGCGAACCAGAAGGCGCTTCTGCAGGCAGCGACCAAGCTGGTCCTGACATGA
- a CDS encoding sugar ABC transporter permease — protein sequence MYERGWRRFGVLALFLGPSLIGLLAFTVGPMLTSLGLSFTNWDLLTPAKFVGGANYQRLVTDAEFWHTLKNTLTFLLGYVPLVLCAGLLIAVLLNSAIPFSQAFRVMYFVPVVTSWVAVALVWKWLYNPVYGLINNALSAIGIAGPAWLFDPNWAMPAVILTSVWKDTGFVMIIILAGLQGIPREYYEAASIDGATRAQSLWAITIPLLAPTLVFCLSISLIGSFQVFDQVYVMTDGGPAGATMVLVERIVSHAFSYSRMGYASALSWVLFLIIFVVTVFFYQLRRWRS from the coding sequence ATGTACGAGCGCGGTTGGCGACGCTTCGGGGTCCTGGCGCTCTTCCTGGGGCCGAGCCTCATCGGCCTGCTCGCGTTCACGGTCGGGCCCATGCTGACCTCGCTCGGGCTCTCGTTCACGAACTGGGACCTGCTCACGCCGGCCAAGTTCGTCGGCGGCGCGAACTACCAGCGCCTCGTCACCGACGCCGAGTTCTGGCACACGCTCAAGAACACCCTCACGTTCCTCCTCGGTTACGTGCCCCTCGTGCTCTGCGCCGGGCTGCTCATCGCCGTGCTCCTCAACAGCGCCATCCCGTTCAGCCAGGCGTTCCGCGTCATGTACTTCGTGCCCGTCGTCACCTCGTGGGTGGCCGTCGCCCTCGTGTGGAAGTGGCTCTACAACCCCGTGTACGGCCTGATCAACAACGCGCTCTCGGCCATCGGCATCGCCGGCCCGGCGTGGCTGTTCGACCCTAACTGGGCGATGCCCGCCGTGATCCTGACGAGCGTATGGAAGGACACGGGCTTCGTGATGATCATCATTCTCGCCGGCCTGCAAGGCATACCGCGCGAGTACTACGAGGCCGCGAGCATCGACGGCGCCACGCGCGCCCAGTCGCTCTGGGCGATCACCATCCCGCTCCTCGCGCCGACCCTCGTGTTCTGCCTCAGCATCAGCCTGATCGGCTCGTTCCAGGTGTTCGACCAGGTGTACGTGATGACGGACGGCGGACCGGCCGGCGCCACCATGGTCCTCGTCGAGAGGATCGTCTCGCACGCGTTCTCCTACAGCCGGATGGGCTACGCGTCCGCGCTCTCGTGGGTGCTGTTCCTGATCATCTTCGTCGTGACCGTGTTCTTCTACCAACTGCGGCGGTGGCGCTCGTGA
- a CDS encoding BtpA/SgcQ family protein has translation MSWLEPLFGVGRPIIGMCHLPALPGDPGFDAEKGMRGVMARAERDLAALQEGGVDAVLFSNEFSLPYLTKVHPVTTASMARVVGELLHGVRVPFGVNVLWDARASLDLAVATGASFVREIFSGVYASDFGLWNTNVGEFVRHQHAIGGAHVRLLFNIVPEAAQYLAERDFAQIVRTTVFNCHPDALCVSGLTAGSATSTAALRVVKEVAPATPVFANTGVRLETVAEQLSVADGAVVGTAFKSGGVFENPVDVSRVRAFMDRVNEVRGPVTSKGAQRA, from the coding sequence ATGAGTTGGCTCGAGCCCTTGTTCGGGGTCGGAAGACCGATTATCGGCATGTGTCACTTGCCGGCCTTGCCAGGCGACCCCGGCTTCGATGCCGAGAAGGGCATGCGAGGCGTCATGGCGAGGGCCGAGAGGGATCTTGCCGCCTTGCAGGAGGGGGGCGTGGACGCCGTCCTGTTCTCCAACGAGTTCAGCCTCCCTTACCTCACCAAGGTTCACCCCGTCACCACCGCGTCCATGGCGCGCGTGGTGGGCGAGCTCCTGCACGGAGTGCGCGTGCCATTCGGCGTCAACGTACTGTGGGACGCGAGAGCCTCGCTCGATTTGGCGGTCGCCACGGGGGCCTCGTTCGTGAGGGAGATCTTCTCGGGCGTCTACGCCAGCGACTTCGGGCTCTGGAACACGAACGTCGGGGAGTTCGTCAGGCACCAGCACGCTATCGGCGGCGCCCACGTGCGCTTGCTCTTCAACATCGTCCCCGAGGCGGCCCAGTACCTGGCCGAGCGCGACTTCGCGCAGATCGTCCGCACGACCGTCTTCAACTGCCATCCGGACGCGCTCTGCGTCTCCGGGCTGACCGCCGGCTCCGCCACTTCGACGGCCGCTCTACGGGTCGTGAAGGAAGTGGCGCCCGCCACGCCCGTGTTCGCGAACACGGGCGTGCGACTGGAGACCGTCGCCGAGCAGCTGTCGGTTGCGGACGGAGCAGTGGTCGGCACCGCCTTCAAGTCCGGCGGAGTGTTCGAGAACCCAGTCGATGTCTCCAGGGTACGCGCGTTCATGGACCGAGTGAACGAGGTCCGCGGCCCGGTCACCAGCAAGGGAGCCCAGCGTGCCTGA